In a single window of the Dreissena polymorpha isolate Duluth1 chromosome 3, UMN_Dpol_1.0, whole genome shotgun sequence genome:
- the LOC127874520 gene encoding alpha-(1,3)-fucosyltransferase fut-6-like, whose product MKLNVRYLACAIGMCTVLSILINMDLFEPLFNRTNGSLFLDKEVFAKEHALIYPTNLSLESSQNIDSGVDETFAIPKTLMNIQVNFNNTKKRFKPDDPKKIVLNFNEEPWTSVGEANMLFNRCEYNNCEMTTDRSNLKTASAILFNYCHSNMGFHPPITKEERSPDQAWIFRCLETPVHFSFDDYKQEAWLGMLNWSISYRLDSDIPQTYGTLVTRRQPLYKDYRAIFRSKNRTALWMVSNCYVQSQRLEYINELKSHGFEVDVYGECGKGFLTNEQFLELLPQYRYYLSFENSLCNDYITEKFFQRYNHDWITVVRGGADYKRLIPTNTYVDAADFPQAKQLAEYLKTLAIDEERYVSLLKEKDKYEGIFRLTVHHMFCNMCRRLNNLDDYRKSYVNVRDHVENGQCRMPIDVINPHSKNMYRNSERTFYKT is encoded by the coding sequence ATGAAACTGAATGTGCGATATCTAGCTTGCGCTATAGGGATGTGTACAGTTTTAAGCATTTTGATAAACATGGATTTATTTGAACCGTTATTTAACCGTACAAATGGATCTTTATTTCTGGATAAAGAAGTTTTCGCGAAGGAGCATGCGCTAATTTATCCTACGAACCTGTCTCTAGAGAGTTCACAAAATATTGACAGTGGTGTTGACGAAACGTTCGCCATTCCCAAAACTCTTATGAATATCCAAGTGAACTTCAATAATACGAAAAAAAGGTTTAAACCCGATGACCCGAAGAAGATTGTTTTAAATTTCAACGAGGAGCCTTGGACCTCGGTAGGTGAGGCGAACATGTTGTTTAATAGGTGTGAATACAACAACTGCGAAATGACAACCGACCGTTCCAACTTGAAGACTGCATCTGCTATATTATTCAATTATTGTCACTCTAACATGGGCTTCCACCCACCAATCACCAAAGAGGAACGGAGCCCAGACCAAGCGTGGATCTTCCGGTGTCTGGAGACGCCAGTGCACTTCTCGTTTGACGATTACAAGCAAGAGGCATGGCTCGGAATGCTTAACTGGTCAATTTCTTACCGGCTTGACTCCGACATTCCACAGACGTACGGCACTTTAGTCACCAGACGACAACCGCTATACAAGGACTACCGCGCCATCTTCCGATCAAAGAACCGGACCGCCCTTTGGATGGTGAGTAACTGTTACGTCCAAAGTCAAAGACTGGAGTACATTAACGAACTGAAATCGCATGGGTTTGAAGTCGACGTGTACGGAGAATGCGGCAAGGGATTTCTTACCAATGAACAGTTCTTAGAACTTCTGCCGCAGTATAGGTATTACCTTTCGTTCGAAAATTCGCTATGTAATGATTATATAACCGAGAAATTCTTTCAAAGGTATAATCATGACTGGATAACCGTTGTCAGAGGGGGTGCTGATTATAAACGTCTGATTCCAACAAATACTTACGTTGACGCTGCGGACTTTCCACAAGCGAAACAATTGGCAGAGTACTTGAAGACCCTCGCTATCGACGAAGAACGATACGTGAGCTTATTAAAAGAAAAGGATAAATACGAGGGCATCTTTCGCTTAACAGTTCATCATATGTTTTGCAACATGTGTAGGCGGCTTAACAATTTGGACGACTACAGGAAGTCTTATGTAAATGTTAGGGACCACGTTGAAAATGGCCAGTGCAGAATGCCAATTGACGTGATCAATCCACACAGCAAGAATATGTACCGGAATTCCGAACGAACGTTCTATAAAACATAA
- the LOC127874374 gene encoding alpha-(1,3)-fucosyltransferase fut-6-like produces the protein MKLNVRYLACAIGMCTVLSILINMVLFEPLFNRTNGSLFLDKAVFAKEHALIYPTNLSLESSQNIDSGGDETFAIPKTLMNIQVNFNNTKKRFKPDDPKKIVLNFNEEPWTSVGEANMLFNRCEYNNCEMTTDRSNLKTASAILFNYCHSNMGYHPPITKEERSPDQAWIFRCLETPVHFSFDDYKQEAWLGMLNWSISYRLDSDIPQTYGTLVTRRQPLYKDYRAIFRSKNRTALWMVSNCYVQSQRLEYINELKSHGFEVDVYGECGKGFLTNEQFLELLPQYRYYLSFENSLCNDYITEKFFQRYNHDWITVVRGGADYKRLIPTNTYVDAADFPQAKQLAEYLKTLAIDEERYVSLLKEKDTYEGIFRLTVHHMFCNMCRRLNNLDDYRKSYVNVRDHVENGQCRMPIDVINPHSKNMYRNSERTFYKT, from the coding sequence ATGAAACTGAATGTGCGATATCTAGCTTGCGCTATAGGGATGTGTACAGTTTTAAGCATTTTGATAAACATGGTTTTATTTGAACCGTTATTTAACCGTACAAATGGATCTTTATTTCTGGATAAAGCAGTTTTCGCGAAGGAGCATGCGCTAATTTATCCTACGAACCTGTCTCTAGAGAGTTCACAAAATATTGACAGTGGTGGTGACGAAACGTTCGCCATTCCCAAAACTCTTATGAATATCCAAGTGAACTTCAATAATACGAAAAAAAGGTTTAAACCCGATGACCCGAAGAAGATTGTTTTAAATTTCAACGAGGAGCCTTGGACCTCGGTAGGTGAGGCGAACATGTTGTTTAATAGGTGTGAATACAACAACTGCGAAATGACAACCGACCGTTCCAACTTGAAGACTGCATCTGCTATATTATTCAATTATTGTCACTCTAACATGGGCTACCACCCACCAATCACCAAAGAGGAACGGAGCCCAGACCAAGCGTGGATCTTCCGGTGTCTGGAGACGCCAGTGCACTTCTCGTTTGACGATTACAAGCAAGAGGCATGGCTCGGAATGCTTAACTGGTCAATTTCTTACCGGCTTGACTCCGACATTCCACAGACGTACGGCACTTTAGTCACCAGACGACAACCGCTATACAAGGACTACCGCGCCATCTTCCGATCAAAGAACCGGACCGCCCTTTGGATGGTGAGTAACTGTTACGTCCAAAGTCAAAGACTGGAGTACATTAACGAACTGAAATCGCATGGGTTTGAAGTCGACGTGTACGGAGAATGCGGCAAGGGATTTCTTACCAATGAACAGTTCTTAGAACTTCTGCCGCAGTATAGGTATTACCTTTCGTTCGAAAATTCGCTATGTAATGATTATATAACCGAGAAATTCTTTCAAAGGTATAATCATGACTGGATAACCGTTGTCAGAGGGGGTGCTGATTATAAACGTCTGATTCCAACAAATACTTACGTTGACGCTGCGGACTTTCCACAAGCGAAACAATTGGCAGAGTACTTGAAGACCCTCGCTATCGACGAAGAACGATACGTGAGCTTATTAAAAGAAAAGGATACATACGAGGGCATCTTTCGCTTAACAGTTCATCATATGTTTTGCAACATGTGTAGGCGGCTTAACAATTTGGACGACTACAGGAAGTCTTATGTAAATGTTAGGGACCACGTTGAAAATGGCCAGTGCAGAATGCCAATTGACGTGATCAATCCACACAGCAAGAATATGTACCGGAATTCCGAACGAACGTTCTATAAAACATAA